A portion of the Cellulophaga algicola DSM 14237 genome contains these proteins:
- the trhO gene encoding oxygen-dependent tRNA uridine(34) hydroxylase TrhO: MQLYNTLSAKEREALIEEAGKERLTISFYQYAHIKNPELFRNHLFITWNELDVLGRIYIAFEGINAQLSVPAENFEAFKTHLDSISFLENVRLNVAIEQDNKSFLKLKVKVRDKIVADGLDDNLFDVTKKGIHVDAEKFNELIEDPDTVLVDMRNHYESEIGHFKNAITPDVDTFRDSLDIIENDLKDHKEDKKLVMYCTGGIRCEKASAYYKHKGFKQVYQLEGGIIEYTRQVQDKKLENKFMGKNFVFDHRRGERITDDVIANCHQCGKSCDNHVNCANEACHLLFIQCEACATTMNQCCSTECKDIHELPFEEQKALRKGKTVSNKIFKKGRSEVLKYKK, encoded by the coding sequence ATGCAACTGTACAATACGTTGAGCGCAAAAGAAAGAGAAGCTCTTATCGAAGAAGCTGGTAAAGAACGACTTACAATCTCTTTCTATCAATATGCGCATATTAAAAATCCAGAACTTTTCAGAAATCACCTGTTCATTACTTGGAATGAATTAGATGTTTTAGGTAGAATTTATATTGCTTTCGAAGGCATAAATGCCCAATTATCTGTTCCAGCAGAAAATTTTGAAGCCTTTAAAACACATTTAGATAGCATTAGTTTTTTAGAAAATGTTAGACTTAATGTAGCTATTGAGCAAGACAACAAATCTTTTTTGAAATTAAAAGTTAAGGTGCGCGATAAAATTGTTGCCGATGGTCTTGACGACAATTTATTTGACGTTACCAAAAAAGGAATTCATGTTGATGCTGAAAAGTTTAATGAACTAATTGAAGATCCGGATACCGTTTTGGTAGATATGCGTAACCATTATGAAAGTGAGATTGGCCATTTTAAAAATGCCATTACCCCTGATGTAGATACGTTCAGAGATTCTTTAGATATTATTGAAAACGATTTAAAGGATCACAAAGAAGATAAAAAACTAGTGATGTATTGTACTGGTGGAATCCGCTGTGAAAAAGCCAGCGCCTATTACAAACACAAAGGCTTTAAACAAGTGTATCAATTAGAAGGCGGAATTATTGAATACACGCGGCAAGTTCAAGACAAAAAGTTAGAGAATAAATTTATGGGGAAAAACTTTGTTTTTGACCATAGAAGAGGTGAGCGTATCACAGATGATGTCATTGCAAATTGCCACCAATGTGGCAAATCTTGTGATAATCATGTAAATTGTGCTAATGAAGCTTGCCATTTATTATTCATACAATGTGAAGCATGCGCAACGACGATGAATCAATGTTGTTCTACAGAATGTAAAGACATCCATGAATTACCTTTTGAAGAGCAAAAAGCGCTACGTAAAGGCAAAACAGTAAGTAATAAAATATTCAAAAAAGGCCGGTCTGAAGTATTAAAATATAAAAAATAA
- the recA gene encoding recombinase RecA translates to MSSEKEAKLKALKLTLDKLDKTYGKGAVMKMGDSVAQDVEVIPSGSLGLDVALGVGGYPRGRVIEIYGPESSGKTTLTLHAIAEAQKNGGIAAFIDAEHAFDRFYAAKLGVDIDNLIISQPDNGEQGLEIADNLIRSGAIDIVVIDSVAALTPKSEIEGEMGDSKMGLHARLMSQALRKLTGSISKTKCTVIFINQLREKIGVMFGNPETTTGGNALKFYASVRLDIRRSTQIKDTDGNVQGNKTRVKVVKNKVAPPFRQTEFDIMYGEGISKVGEVIDLGVEYEIIKKSGSWFSYGDTKLGQGRDAVKNLLLDNPELQEELDAKIREAIKTVKS, encoded by the coding sequence ATGAGTTCGGAAAAAGAAGCAAAATTAAAGGCATTAAAACTTACACTAGATAAACTTGACAAGACATACGGTAAAGGTGCTGTTATGAAAATGGGAGATAGTGTTGCTCAAGACGTTGAAGTAATTCCATCTGGATCTTTAGGATTAGATGTTGCTTTAGGTGTTGGAGGCTATCCTAGAGGAAGAGTTATTGAAATATACGGACCAGAATCATCAGGTAAAACAACCTTAACATTACACGCTATAGCGGAAGCTCAAAAAAATGGTGGTATTGCAGCATTTATTGATGCAGAGCATGCTTTTGACCGTTTTTATGCAGCAAAATTAGGTGTAGATATTGATAATTTAATTATTTCACAACCAGATAACGGGGAGCAAGGTTTAGAAATTGCCGATAACTTAATTCGTTCTGGTGCTATTGATATTGTTGTAATAGATTCTGTTGCAGCATTAACACCGAAAAGTGAAATTGAAGGTGAAATGGGAGATTCTAAAATGGGTCTTCATGCACGTTTAATGTCTCAAGCCTTACGTAAACTTACCGGTTCAATTAGTAAAACAAAATGTACCGTAATCTTTATTAACCAATTGCGTGAAAAAATTGGAGTAATGTTCGGTAACCCAGAAACAACAACAGGTGGTAATGCATTAAAATTTTATGCATCTGTACGTTTAGACATTAGAAGATCTACACAAATAAAAGATACCGATGGTAATGTTCAGGGTAACAAAACCAGAGTAAAAGTGGTGAAGAATAAAGTAGCACCACCATTCCGTCAAACAGAGTTTGATATCATGTATGGTGAAGGTATTTCTAAAGTCGGTGAGGTAATTGATTTAGGGGTAGAATATGAGATTATTAAGAAAAGCGGTTCTTGGTTTAGTTATGGGGATACCAAACTAGGACAAGGCCGTGATGCCGTTAAAAACTTACTATTAGATAACCCCGAGTTGCAAGAAGAACTCGATGCTAAAATTAGAGAAGCCATAAAAACTGTAAAAAGTTAA
- a CDS encoding RNA polymerase sigma factor, with protein sequence MSLEDLINNCKKGNRKAQEQLYRDYSRVLFGVCLKYSRNKTEAEDNLHDSFMVIFKKIDQFKFKGSFEGWIKRVTVNTVLQKYRKETNLSLVHDNIEEEIVVESNYSEISLTSLLQYIQDLPNKYRLTFNLYVLDGYSHAEISELLGTSLGTSKSNLARARMILKDKIEADIKREVIL encoded by the coding sequence TTGAGTCTAGAAGACCTCATAAACAACTGCAAAAAAGGCAATAGAAAAGCCCAAGAGCAATTATATCGGGATTACTCTCGAGTATTGTTTGGGGTTTGTCTTAAGTATTCTCGCAATAAAACGGAGGCAGAGGATAATTTGCATGATAGCTTTATGGTTATTTTTAAAAAAATAGACCAGTTTAAGTTTAAAGGTTCTTTTGAGGGGTGGATAAAACGGGTTACCGTTAATACTGTTTTGCAGAAATATAGGAAGGAGACTAACCTTAGTCTTGTTCATGATAATATTGAAGAAGAAATAGTCGTAGAATCAAACTATTCAGAGATTAGCTTAACTAGTTTACTACAATACATACAAGATTTGCCTAATAAATATAGGCTAACCTTTAATTTATATGTTTTAGACGGATATTCTCATGCAGAAATTAGTGAATTGCTGGGGACCTCTTTAGGTACCTCAAAATCTAATTTAGCGCGGGCTAGAATGATTTTAAAAGATAAAATAGAAGCAGATATAAAACGGGAAGTTATTTTATGA
- a CDS encoding porin family protein, translated as MSKKNLDELFREQFRDFDEVPDEKVWMAIEESLDQNKSRKIIPIWWWQLGGVAAALVILLFLINPFAKNIEANPSVTDVEHPVQEQPKGIIEKSKNENAAESSPAHVQEEFDANAQEQNNFNTAPSYVVDEIDSSNSAATKDSSVTNTKKAIFNTSKTKLAAANKQGKITNATTKQSSELVLNTRNELESATKKSAGLADNSMHQNKKPLKENDGSGNALKNNGNTTELAVNVEEDQLDKKEAKKKSIFDEIEDEEELIAENNTNKWSLSPSIAPVYFNGMGEGSPIHSAFVSNTKTGNVNLSYGIAVAYEVSRKLKVRTGIHKVDYGYNTNQIEFSSSVNGAATIQIANIDYKPTSKNIVVQSELNLDTKGAAIANDVTAKSASLNGDLSQQFGYLEVPLELNYALLDKRFGIDVIGGVSSLFLLNNDVFLNSGDQTTEVGEANNINAINFSTNFGFGFNYKLTQKLLFNVEPVFKYQLNTFSNTSGDFQPFSLGVYSGVSFIF; from the coding sequence ATGAGTAAAAAGAATTTAGATGAATTGTTTCGTGAACAGTTCAGAGATTTTGATGAAGTTCCAGACGAAAAAGTTTGGATGGCTATTGAAGAATCTTTAGACCAAAATAAATCGCGAAAAATAATTCCGATATGGTGGTGGCAATTAGGTGGCGTAGCTGCTGCATTGGTTATTTTGCTATTCCTTATAAACCCGTTTGCTAAGAATATAGAAGCAAACCCTTCTGTTACAGATGTGGAACATCCTGTTCAAGAACAGCCTAAGGGAATTATTGAAAAATCTAAAAACGAAAATGCAGCAGAATCCTCTCCTGCCCATGTACAGGAAGAATTTGATGCTAATGCACAAGAACAAAATAATTTTAACACAGCACCTTCTTATGTTGTTGATGAAATTGATAGCTCAAACAGTGCCGCTACCAAGGATAGTAGTGTAACAAATACAAAAAAAGCAATTTTTAATACGTCTAAAACTAAGCTTGCAGCAGCCAATAAACAAGGGAAAATAACAAATGCTACTACTAAACAGTCATCAGAATTAGTGTTAAATACTAGGAATGAATTAGAATCTGCTACTAAAAAATCAGCGGGGTTGGCTGATAATTCTATGCATCAGAATAAAAAACCACTTAAAGAGAATGATGGTTCCGGGAACGCATTAAAAAATAACGGAAACACAACGGAACTTGCTGTTAACGTAGAAGAAGATCAATTAGATAAAAAGGAAGCCAAGAAAAAATCAATCTTTGATGAAATAGAAGATGAGGAAGAACTTATTGCGGAAAACAATACAAATAAATGGTCGTTAAGTCCTAGTATTGCTCCGGTATACTTTAATGGTATGGGCGAAGGTTCTCCAATTCATTCTGCATTTGTTTCTAATACAAAAACAGGAAATGTAAACTTAAGTTACGGAATAGCCGTAGCCTATGAGGTTTCTAGAAAATTAAAAGTACGTACAGGAATCCACAAAGTAGATTATGGGTATAATACCAATCAAATTGAATTTAGTTCGTCTGTAAATGGAGCAGCAACGATACAAATTGCGAATATTGATTATAAACCAACCTCTAAAAATATTGTAGTTCAGAGTGAATTAAATCTTGATACTAAGGGAGCGGCTATTGCAAATGATGTAACGGCGAAGTCTGCTAGTTTAAATGGCGACTTATCGCAGCAGTTTGGGTATTTAGAAGTGCCGTTAGAGCTTAATTATGCGTTATTGGATAAACGTTTTGGAATTGATGTTATTGGCGGGGTAAGCTCGTTATTTTTGTTAAATAATGATGTGTTCTTAAACTCTGGTGATCAAACGACAGAAGTAGGGGAGGCAAATAATATTAATGCAATAAATTTTAGCACCAATTTTGGATTCGGATTTAACTATAAGCTCACGCAGAAACTTCTATTTAATGTAGAACCTGTTTTTAAATATCAATTAAATACGTTTTCAAATACTTCAGGCGATTTTCAGCCTTTCTCTCTTGGCGTATATAGTGGCGTGAGTTTTATATTCTAA
- a CDS encoding ExbD/TolR family protein → MRNTFFIFFILFGIVIHGQNKISENVLMECIYRNYPDHGVALKQLILDFEDKLLQEKVIADFSGSSYRRVINQMAKDTFLTNQFFFNFSDEWEKVANSFDRINKNCRNTILKENSLPFELKVSDLISKKNRQSSSDIAQIMLQIFSDKDLELEYIKLNLFLFMATSATTNIDGSDKLLPPISYSENAFQIEINSHNEIYYADTVVSINELSELLKAYLLKNTSNATILISYSENTTYGDYIKLQQAVVRSIVALKQEYALDIYDLSYDALKIGDKDKVDLMYPLNSIETEVKNH, encoded by the coding sequence ATGAGAAATACATTTTTCATTTTTTTTATTCTATTTGGAATAGTAATCCACGGACAAAACAAAATTTCTGAAAATGTCTTGATGGAATGTATTTACAGGAATTATCCTGATCACGGAGTTGCGTTAAAGCAATTAATTTTAGATTTTGAAGATAAGTTACTTCAAGAAAAAGTAATCGCAGATTTTAGTGGGTCTAGTTATAGAAGGGTTATTAACCAAATGGCGAAGGACACCTTTCTCACCAACCAATTTTTTTTTAATTTTTCTGATGAATGGGAAAAAGTCGCAAACTCTTTTGACAGAATAAACAAGAACTGCCGTAATACTATTCTAAAAGAAAATTCGCTACCCTTTGAACTAAAAGTTAGTGACTTAATCTCAAAAAAAAACAGACAAAGCTCATCTGATATAGCCCAGATAATGCTGCAGATTTTTTCAGATAAAGATTTAGAATTAGAGTACATCAAATTAAATCTATTCCTATTCATGGCAACATCAGCTACCACCAACATTGATGGATCTGACAAATTATTACCCCCTATAAGTTACAGTGAAAATGCATTTCAAATAGAAATAAATAGCCACAATGAGATTTACTATGCAGACACGGTGGTTTCAATAAATGAATTAAGCGAATTACTGAAAGCTTACCTGTTAAAAAACACCTCAAATGCTACTATACTTATAAGTTACAGTGAAAACACAACTTATGGAGATTATATAAAATTACAACAAGCAGTTGTACGTAGTATAGTGGCACTAAAACAAGAATATGCCTTAGATATTTATGATCTAAGCTATGATGCACTAAAAATTGGTGATAAAGATAAAGTAGACCTCATGTATCCACTAAATAGTATCGAAACAGAAGTTAAAAATCATTAG
- a CDS encoding lysophospholipid acyltransferase family protein: MISILQKTGSVLYQIWFYILVAIPILIFLPILVVLSASEKWYPQFFWVARNIWANFILYGMCCIPVIKREEKLVKGKSYMLVANHTSMLDIMMMLKASPNPFVFVGKKELVKIPLFGFFYKRVCILVDRGDSKSRTAVYRRAQKRLNQGLSICIFPEGGVPDEHIVLDSFKDGAFKMAIAHKIPVVPMTFYNNKARLPFTITKGKPGISKVTVHHFFKTENLDEAHKASLREEIRTIILNNLTNSGSK, encoded by the coding sequence ATGATTTCAATTTTGCAAAAAACAGGAAGTGTACTATACCAAATTTGGTTCTACATTTTAGTAGCAATACCTATCCTTATCTTTTTACCCATATTGGTGGTATTATCAGCTTCAGAAAAGTGGTATCCACAGTTTTTCTGGGTAGCGCGAAACATTTGGGCTAATTTTATTCTTTATGGAATGTGTTGCATACCTGTAATAAAAAGAGAAGAAAAACTTGTAAAAGGAAAAAGTTACATGCTTGTTGCAAACCATACCAGCATGCTAGACATTATGATGATGCTAAAGGCTAGTCCTAATCCTTTTGTATTTGTTGGGAAAAAAGAACTTGTTAAGATTCCTTTGTTTGGATTCTTTTATAAACGTGTTTGTATTCTGGTAGACCGTGGAGATAGCAAAAGTAGAACGGCAGTATACCGAAGAGCCCAAAAAAGATTAAATCAAGGATTAAGTATTTGTATTTTCCCTGAGGGAGGAGTTCCTGACGAACATATTGTTCTAGATAGTTTTAAAGATGGTGCTTTTAAAATGGCGATAGCACATAAAATTCCCGTAGTGCCTATGACGTTTTACAACAATAAAGCACGTTTGCCTTTTACCATCACTAAAGGAAAACCGGGAATAAGTAAGGTTACTGTGCACCATTTTTTCAAAACTGAAAATCTAGATGAAGCCCATAAAGCCAGCCTTCGAGAAGAAATTAGAACCATTATACTAAATAACCTTACAAACTCTGGCAGTAAGTAA
- the trpS gene encoding tryptophan--tRNA ligase — MARILTGIQSTGTPHLGNILGAIMPAIEMANDPKNESFLFIADMHSLTQIKNGEELRYNTYAVAATWLAFGLDISKTVFYKQSAIPQTAELSWYLSCFFPYQRLTLAHSFKDKADRLEDVNAGLFSYPMLMAADILLYDANIVPVGKDQLQHIEMTRDVASRFHAQMGETFVLPEGKIQEETKYVPGTDGDKMSKSKGNLISLFQSDKKLRKQIMGIQTDSTPMEDPKNPDTDNVFALYKILASEDQIAEMRTNYLNGNYGYGHAKQALYEVILAKFGDAREKFEYYMTHTEEIDKALEIGAEKARKIANEVLGRVREKVGY; from the coding sequence ATGGCTCGAATTTTAACAGGAATACAAAGTACAGGAACCCCACATTTAGGAAATATTTTAGGCGCAATCATGCCAGCAATAGAGATGGCGAATGACCCTAAGAACGAATCTTTTCTATTTATAGCAGATATGCATTCTCTTACCCAAATTAAAAATGGAGAGGAATTAAGGTATAACACTTATGCAGTTGCTGCAACCTGGCTGGCTTTTGGTTTAGATATATCTAAAACAGTGTTTTACAAACAAAGCGCTATTCCGCAAACAGCAGAACTTTCATGGTATTTAAGTTGTTTCTTCCCATACCAACGTTTAACCTTGGCGCACTCATTTAAAGATAAAGCAGATCGTTTAGAAGATGTAAATGCAGGTTTGTTTTCATATCCTATGCTTATGGCAGCAGATATTTTATTGTATGATGCAAATATTGTTCCCGTAGGGAAAGACCAATTGCAACATATAGAAATGACACGTGATGTGGCGTCTCGTTTTCATGCCCAAATGGGAGAAACTTTTGTATTGCCAGAAGGTAAAATCCAAGAAGAAACGAAGTATGTTCCAGGGACTGACGGTGACAAAATGAGTAAGAGTAAAGGTAATTTAATAAGCCTTTTTCAGTCTGATAAAAAATTACGTAAGCAAATCATGGGGATCCAAACGGATAGTACACCTATGGAAGATCCAAAAAATCCTGATACGGATAATGTATTTGCATTGTATAAAATACTAGCAAGTGAAGATCAAATTGCGGAAATGCGTACGAATTATCTCAATGGAAATTATGGATATGGTCATGCAAAACAAGCACTGTATGAAGTAATTTTAGCTAAATTTGGAGACGCTCGTGAGAAGTTTGAATATTATATGACTCACACTGAAGAGATTGATAAAGCTTTAGAAATTGGGGCAGAAAAAGCGCGTAAAATTGCGAATGAAGTATTAGGCCGTGTTAGAGAAAAGGTAGGATATTAA
- a CDS encoding DMT family transporter, translating to MNWIILIIAGLFEVAFAYCLGKTKETTGTEMYWWYFGFLLCSTTSFLLLIYAIRSLPIGTAYAVWTGIGAVGTVLIGVLVFKEPATFWRMFFITTLIISVIGLKAVAK from the coding sequence ATGAATTGGATTATATTAATAATAGCAGGACTATTTGAAGTAGCTTTTGCTTATTGTTTAGGAAAAACAAAAGAAACTACAGGAACAGAAATGTATTGGTGGTATTTTGGGTTTTTACTTTGCTCCACAACGAGCTTTCTACTGTTAATCTACGCCATACGCAGTTTACCTATTGGCACAGCATATGCTGTATGGACTGGAATTGGGGCAGTGGGAACTGTATTGATTGGAGTCTTAGTATTTAAAGAACCTGCCACTTTTTGGAGAATGTTCTTTATTACCACTCTTATCATTTCGGTAATTGGATTAAAGGCTGTTGCTAAATAA
- a CDS encoding Crp/Fnr family transcriptional regulator produces MSLEEILDQIYPLTNPSKKQLMAIFEEETYPKSHILIKAQKIEPKLYFMKKGIVRGYSEFETGDITFWFGKEGNPILSMKSYVENKRGYENIELLEPSTVYSADSHTLKLLFKKDIAIANWGRILAEQELIKTEERLISRQLRTATERYLELISNEPDLIKRVPLNHIASYLGITQVSLSRIRATLK; encoded by the coding sequence ATGAGCCTAGAAGAAATACTAGACCAAATATACCCGTTGACAAACCCTTCTAAAAAGCAATTAATGGCTATTTTTGAAGAAGAGACATATCCTAAATCTCATATTTTAATCAAAGCTCAAAAAATAGAGCCTAAACTTTATTTTATGAAAAAAGGAATTGTGCGGGGATATTCAGAATTTGAAACAGGCGATATTACCTTTTGGTTCGGAAAAGAAGGAAACCCCATCCTTTCTATGAAAAGCTACGTAGAAAATAAAAGAGGCTATGAAAATATTGAGCTTTTAGAACCAAGCACTGTCTACAGTGCAGATAGTCACACCCTAAAACTATTATTCAAAAAAGACATTGCTATTGCAAATTGGGGAAGAATACTGGCAGAACAAGAACTTATCAAAACAGAAGAGCGCCTTATATCAAGACAATTGAGAACAGCTACAGAACGCTACCTAGAGTTAATTAGCAATGAGCCAGATTTGATTAAAAGAGTACCCTTAAACCATATAGCTTCTTATTTAGGAATTACCCAAGTTAGTTTAAGTAGAATTAGAGCTACTTTAAAATAA
- the dprA gene encoding DNA-processing protein DprA, translating to MTDSELISLLKLQRIPNIGDVTAKKLISHCGNPNAVFEEKNQNLLKIDGIGTHTIRHLNDKIHQETAEAEYAFIKKENIKPIYFQEQNYPNYLKHCIDSPILLFEKGNINLENRKIIGVVGTRNITSYGTAFCEKLIEDLAPLNPIIVSGFAYGVDICIQRAAIKHGLQTIGCLAHGLNQIYPKVHAKYVQDVEKNGGFYTEFWSTSNPERENFLKRNRIVAGMSEATIVIESAEKGGSLVTADIAHSYNRDVFAVPGRAGDKYSSGCNTLIKQQKAQMLTSAADLIYNLGWELNAKKTKTVQKQLFVDLDDTEQAIHSYLLKEGKQGLDLIALTCNIPIFKASSSLLNMEMKGVIRPLPGKLFEAL from the coding sequence ATGACTGATAGTGAGCTAATTTCATTATTAAAATTACAGCGAATTCCTAATATTGGTGATGTAACCGCGAAAAAATTGATTTCGCATTGCGGCAATCCTAATGCTGTTTTTGAAGAGAAAAATCAAAACTTATTAAAAATAGATGGTATTGGCACGCACACAATCAGGCACTTAAACGACAAAATACATCAAGAAACTGCTGAAGCCGAATACGCTTTTATCAAGAAAGAAAATATTAAACCTATTTACTTTCAAGAGCAGAATTATCCAAATTATCTAAAACATTGTATTGACAGCCCTATTCTTCTTTTCGAAAAAGGAAATATTAACTTAGAGAATAGAAAAATAATTGGTGTGGTTGGTACGCGAAATATTACTAGTTATGGGACTGCATTTTGTGAAAAACTAATAGAAGATTTGGCTCCTCTAAATCCTATTATTGTAAGTGGCTTTGCATACGGCGTAGATATTTGTATCCAAAGAGCTGCTATAAAACATGGCTTGCAAACTATTGGCTGTTTGGCCCATGGTTTAAATCAAATATATCCAAAAGTGCATGCAAAATATGTTCAAGATGTAGAGAAAAATGGAGGCTTCTACACAGAGTTTTGGTCTACAAGCAATCCGGAGCGAGAAAATTTCTTAAAAAGAAACCGAATCGTCGCCGGCATGAGTGAGGCTACTATCGTTATAGAATCTGCCGAAAAAGGAGGAAGTTTGGTCACCGCAGATATTGCACACAGTTATAATCGTGATGTTTTTGCCGTGCCTGGTCGTGCCGGTGATAAATACAGTTCTGGTTGCAATACACTAATCAAACAACAAAAAGCGCAAATGCTTACCTCTGCTGCCGACTTAATTTATAACTTAGGTTGGGAATTAAATGCAAAAAAAACAAAAACGGTTCAAAAGCAATTATTTGTAGATTTGGATGATACAGAGCAAGCCATACACAGTTATTTATTAAAAGAAGGCAAGCAAGGATTAGACCTCATCGCATTAACCTGCAACATCCCTATTTTTAAAGCGTCTTCTAGCCTATTGAATATGGAAATGAAAGGCGTCATCAGGCCTTTACCTGGTAAGCTGTTTGAAGCGCTCTAA
- a CDS encoding HU domain-containing protein, whose amino-acid sequence MRLEHHIEELLYRYNCVIVPEFGAFLSQTKSAFIDKDTHTFYPPSKFISFNEQLTSNDGLLVSYVADSEKATYESMLTEVATIGKNWKVQLQRGERLFLGNIGKLWLNKESKIQFEPFEKVNFLTTSFGLSSCVSGKITREVLKQEVEKLEEEIPFIITPEQRAKHSFRPYLKYAAIVFFSISLGVSGLRVYKENKNIDLLVQQDAQKQVSKRIEEATFFDTSPLELPVVNLHASLTPSITSAKYHIIAGAFKVKENADKKIEQLKVKGYNANYIGVNKFGFHVVAFDSFSEANDAINYLRKIKKTESSDAWLFQE is encoded by the coding sequence ATGAGATTAGAACACCATATTGAGGAATTACTTTACAGGTACAATTGCGTTATAGTACCTGAGTTTGGAGCATTTTTAAGTCAGACTAAGTCTGCATTTATTGATAAAGATACCCATACTTTTTACCCACCATCAAAGTTTATTTCGTTTAATGAACAGCTTACGTCTAACGATGGTTTGTTAGTTTCATATGTTGCGGATTCAGAAAAAGCAACTTATGAAAGTATGCTAACAGAAGTAGCTACTATTGGTAAAAACTGGAAGGTTCAATTGCAGAGAGGCGAAAGACTTTTCTTAGGAAATATAGGTAAGCTTTGGTTGAATAAAGAAAGTAAAATTCAATTTGAACCTTTTGAAAAAGTAAATTTCCTGACCACCTCATTTGGATTATCATCATGTGTTTCTGGAAAAATTACGAGAGAAGTTCTTAAGCAAGAGGTTGAAAAACTTGAAGAAGAAATTCCGTTTATCATTACTCCAGAACAAAGAGCAAAGCATTCTTTTAGGCCTTATTTAAAATATGCAGCAATTGTATTTTTTAGTATTTCATTAGGTGTGTCTGGATTGCGAGTTTATAAAGAAAATAAAAATATAGATTTGCTAGTGCAACAAGATGCACAGAAGCAGGTATCTAAAAGAATAGAAGAAGCTACTTTTTTTGACACTTCTCCTTTAGAGTTACCTGTGGTAAATTTACATGCATCTCTTACGCCTTCTATTACTTCTGCAAAATATCATATTATAGCCGGAGCATTTAAAGTAAAAGAAAATGCAGATAAAAAAATTGAACAGTTAAAAGTTAAAGGCTATAACGCAAATTATATTGGCGTAAATAAATTTGGTTTTCATGTAGTAGCTTTTGATAGTTTTTCTGAAGCCAATGATGCTATAAACTATTTAAGAAAGATAAAGAAAACCGAATCTAGCGATGCTTGGTTGTTTCAAGAATAA
- a CDS encoding acyl-CoA thioesterase, with protein sequence MTPKTPRESRTIMTDMVLPSETNPLNNLFGGELLARMDRAASIAARRHSRRITVTASVNHVAFNQSVPVGSVVTVEAAVSRAFRTSMEVYIDVWMEDRFTGARSKANDAIYTFVAVDDAGKPTEVPQLAPETDLEKERFAAALRRKQLSLVLAGKMKPHDATELKALFLADESPK encoded by the coding sequence ATGACGCCAAAGACTCCTCGTGAATCTAGAACAATAATGACTGATATGGTTTTGCCTAGCGAAACAAATCCTTTGAATAATTTATTTGGAGGTGAATTGTTGGCTAGAATGGATCGTGCGGCAAGTATTGCTGCAAGACGTCATAGCCGACGAATTACAGTAACAGCATCTGTTAATCATGTAGCTTTTAATCAATCGGTACCTGTGGGTAGTGTTGTGACGGTAGAAGCAGCTGTTTCAAGAGCTTTTAGAACCTCTATGGAGGTTTATATAGATGTTTGGATGGAAGATAGGTTTACTGGTGCTAGGTCTAAAGCAAATGATGCTATTTATACCTTCGTAGCTGTAGATGATGCAGGCAAACCAACAGAAGTACCACAATTAGCTCCTGAAACAGATTTAGAAAAAGAGCGTTTTGCAGCAGCATTGCGAAGAAAGCAACTAAGTTTGGTATTGGCAGGTAAAATGAAACCCCATGATGCTACGGAACTCAAAGCATTATTTTTAGCAGACGAGTCTCCTAAATAA